The Cloacibacterium caeni region GCAGCTACAGATGCTAAAAATGCTGGTTATGAAGGCAAATATCTTTTGACTTTGCTCAACACCACTCAACAACCGCTTCTTCAAAATCTTAAAAACAGAGCGACCAGAGAAAAATTATTCAAAGCTTCTTGGTACAGAGCAGAAAAAGGAGACGAAAACGATACAAGAGCGATCCTCGAAAGACAAGCGAAACTGAGAATGCAGAAAGCGCATCTTATGGGAAAATCTTCTTACGCTGAACTGAATTTGGTAGACCAAATGGCAAAAAAACCAGAAAACGCAATGAACCTACTTTACCAATTAGGAAAACCTGCAGTAGAGCAAGCGAAAAGAGAAATTGTAGATATTCAAGCGCTAATTGATGCTCAAAAAGGCGGCTTCGAACTCGCACCTTGGGATTGGAATTTCTATGCAGAACAAGTGCGTAAAGCAAAATTTGATTTAGACGAAAACCAAATCAAACCTTATTTTGAAGTGTCTACCGTTTTAGAAAAAGGCGTTTTCTATGCTGCTGAAAAATTCTACGGAATTACCTTCAAAGAAAGAAAAGATTTACCAGTTTATCATCCAGATGTAGTAGCTTATGAAGTTTTTGATAGAGACGGAAAATCTTTAGCGATTTATTACTTAGATTTTTATACCAGAGATAATAAAAATGGTGGCGCTTGGATGAGCAACTTCGTAGAACAATCATTCATGACAGGAACTAAGCCTGTAATCGTAAATGTGTTCAACTACCAAAAACCCGCTCCAGGAAAACCATCATTAATTTCTTATGATGATGTGTCTACCATGTTCCACGAATTTGGGCATACTTTACACGGACTTTTTGCCAACCAAAAATACATTACCATTTCTGGAACCAATGTTCCTAGAGATTTTGTAGAATTTCCTTCTCAAATCAATGAATTTTTTGCGCTAGAGCCTTCAGTTCTTAAAAATTATGCACTACACTATGAAACCAAACAACCAATGCCTCAAACTTTGGTAGATAAAATTAAAAAAGCGGCTACTTTTAACCAAGGTTATGCCACTACAGAATTGGTTTCTGCGGCAACATTAGATATGGCTTGGCATTCTGTAAAATCTGATGCCGAAATAAAACCTACTTTAGATTTTGAAAAAGAAGTCTTAACTAAATACGGATTTACTTTGCCACAAGTTCCGCCAAGATATCATTCTCCTTACTTTGCTCACATTTGGGGAGGCGGTTATTCTGCAGGTTATTACGCTTATATGTGGAGCGACGTTTTAAATGCAGATGCTTGGAAATGGATTACGGACAATGGTGGAATGACCAGAGAAAACGGCGATCGTTTCAGAAAATATATTCTATCTGTAGGAAATTCTGTAGACTTGAATCAAGCATTCAAAGATTTTACAGGAAGAACTCCAGATATTAAACCACTTTTACAAAACAAAGGATTTGTGAAATAGATAAAATGTGAATTTTACTTCGCAAGTCAATAGTGAATAAAAAACCGCAGAAGTCGTTTCTGCGGTTTTTTGTATTTTAAGAATAGTAAATTTTCTTTTTTCAAAGATTAAAATTTTTAGATTTGTGACATGAACAAATTCCAACTACACCTGTTTCTGTTTTTAAAAATCCCAATTTCTTGGATTGCAGGAGTGCGTCTAAAAGAAATGAATGATGAAATCTGCATCACCAAAGTAAAATTCGGTTGGCTAAACCAAAACCCTTTCAATTCTATGTTTTGGGCAGTTCAAGGAATGGCTGCAGAATTTTCTACGGGTTTCCTTTGTGCTGAAAAAATTAGAAAATCTGGCAAAAAAATCTCCATGTTGGTGGTTCATAACCAAGCCGAATTTACCAAAAAAGCAGTGGGTAGAGTTACTTTTTCTTGTCATCAAGGAAAAGAACTGGATGCCGTTTTACAAAAAGCCATCGAAACTGGAGAAGGTCAAACATTAACCCTATTTTCTGAAGGTAAAGACCAAAAAGGCGATTTGGTTTCTAAATTTGCTTTTACCTGGAGTTTTAAAGTGAAAAACTAGAGAAACCCTCGCTGATAAAGCAGATTTAGCAAATAAAATCAGCATAATCAGCCAAATCTGCGAGAAAACATCATCAAAATCACTCATAAAAAGCGGGTTGGTTTATTATTTTTCACTATTTTAGTCTTCTAAAACTAAAAACCATTTTCTATGCTGCTGGATTTACTGTTCCCGAACAGATGTCTACATTGTAATACCATCATTTCAAAAGACGAACTGGTTTGCCATGTATGTTTCCCTCAAATTAAGTTTTCTCATTTTAATTTCTACGAAGAAAATCCTCTGAAACAGAGATGTAAGCTTTTATTTCCCGTGAAAAATGCTTATGCTGTGATGGAATTTCAAGAAGAAGCATTGAGCCAGAAAATTATTCACCAACTCAAATATCGTTCTCAGGAAAAAGTTGGAAAAATCATGGCTGAATGGACTTTGGAAAGAATTTACCTTTCAGAAAAACCAGATTTTTTAATTACGGTTCCACTTCATCCTAAAAAATTAAAAAAACGAGGTTATAATCAGTTGCATCTTTTTGCCGATATTCTATCTAAAAATTGGGAAATTCCTCATCATAAAGAAGCGCTCAAAAGAAATTCTTACCAAAAAGCACAAGCCCAAAAAGACAAATCTCACCGCGCCGAAACTAAATATGATTTCTCGCTCACTGAAGAAATTTCTGGAAAACATGTTTTGTTAATAGACGATGTTTTCACCACGGGAAATACGATAAGCGCCATCGCTTGGGAAATTTTAAAAAATCCAAGAAATGAAGTGAGTGTTTTGGTGATGGCTTTTGATTCGTAGTGATTATCTCTGTAATTTTTGTCCGTAAGACAAATCTCCAGCATCTCCTAATCCCGGAGAAATATAACCTTTTGACGTAAGATTTTCATCGATGGCTCCTACCCAAATATGCGCATCTGGAAATGCATTGGAAAGTGTTTCTACACCTTGTTTACTTGCAATAACGGCTACAATGTGCAATTGAGAAGGTGTTCCGTGGTTTAATAAATCTTTCAGCGCTTCTATTAAACTTGCGCCTGTTGCTAACATGGGATCTGCAACGATTAATGGTCTTCCGTCAACACTAGGACAAGTAAGATAATCTTGTTTTATGGAGAAATAATCATTGGCATCGTGTTTTCTGTAAGCAGCTACGAAACCACAGTCTGCTTTGTCAAAATAATTAAGAATTCCTTCAAAAAGAGGAACTCCTGCTCTCAAAATAGTCGTAATTACAGGTTGAACTGCAATTTCTTTCACCATAATTTTGTCTAATGGAGTAGAAATTTCTATTTCTTTGAATTCTAAACCTTTAGAAATTTCAAAAGCTGCAATTTCGCCGATTCTTTCCATACTTTTACGGAAATTGGCTCTATTGGTTTGGGTTTCTACGTTTCTTAGTTCGTTGATCCAAGAATTGACTAATGAGAAATTTTCTGATAATACGGTAACCATGTTGTGCAGATTTGTTTAATTGAATATTTTACAAATTTATTGATATTTTTTGTCTGTTTAAAATGATTTTGAACATCAATTCGATTTTAATTAAAAACCCTTTCAGAATAGAGCATTCTAAAAGGGCTTAATCATTTATTTTTGTCTGAAATAAACATCAATAGGAACTCCTGTAAAATCAAATTGCTTACGCAATTGGTTTTCGATGAATCTTCTGTATGGTTCTTTCACATATTGTGGTAGATTACAGAAAAACGCAAATTGCGGAACTGGAGTTGGCAATTGGGTAATATATTTAATTTTCACATATTTTCCTTTGATTGCAGGAGGTGGAGTTTGCTCAATAATAGGCAATAAAATTTCGTTAAGCTTAGAAGTTTTGATTCTTTTCTTACGATTTTCATAAACCATCATGGCAGTTTCTACCGCTTTTAAGATTCTTTGTTTCGTTAATGCAGAAACAAAAAGAATAGGAACGTCATTAAACTGAGCGATTTTTTCTTTGATTTTATTTTCAAAATCTCTCATGGTATTGGTTTCTTTTTCTACCAAATCCCACTTATTCACTACAATTACGATTCCTTTTCTATTTTTTTGAGCCAAAGAAAAGATATTCATATCCTGAGATTCCCAACCTAAAGTAGCATCTACCATGATAATCACCACATCAGAATGCTCAATGGCTCTAATAGAGCGCATTACTGAATAGAATTCTAAGTCTTCAGAAACTTTAGATTTTCTACGCATTCCGGCAGTATCTACCAACACAAATTCGTGTCCGAATTTATTATATAACGTTTCGATGGAATCTCTAGTTGTACCTGCGATATCTGTAACAATGTTTCTGTTATCATCCAAAAGTGCATTGGTAAGCGTAGATTTTCCCACGTTTGGTCTTCCTGCAATGGTAATTTTAGGTAAACCTTCGAAAGGATCTTTGTATTCTGTAGTTGGGAAATCTGCAACCAAGTCATCTAATAATTCACCCGTTCCAGAACCTGTAGCAGAAGAAAGCGTATAATATTTTTCTACTCCTAACTGATAAAATTCTGTAGCAGCAAGCATTTCTTTAGCAGAATCTACTTTGTTTACCACTAAATATAGAGGTTTATTGGCTTTTCTTAAAAGATTATAGATTTCGTGGTCTATATCTTGGAGTCCTTCTTCTACGTTTACCATAAAAATGATAGAAGTGGCTTCATCTACTGCCAACTGAACTTGTTTACGGATTTCTTCTTCGAAGATATCATCACTACCTACATCATAACCACCAGTATCTATTACCGTAAAGTCTACTCCATTCCAGTCAGATTTACCGTAATGACGGTCTCTTGTTACACCAGCCGTAGAATCTACGATGGCTTCTCTTCTTTCTAATAAACGATTAAATAATGTGGATTTTCCTACGTTGGGACGACCAACGATTGCAACGATATTACTCATAAAAATTGTATTAATAATCCCTAAAAATTATAAAATAGGATTAAGTTATTAATAGGTATCTCCCACTTTGGGAGCCTTAAAATTTTTGCAAAGATAAGATTTTAAATTTATTTATTGAATAAGGTCATGATTTTCAATTCTTATGAAGAAATATTTTTATGATATGAAATTCATAAAATTTGACTAAAAGGATGACAACTTAGAAAAATATGAATATATTTTGTAACTTCACACATCAAATAAAAACCTATCATGAAAAAACTATTTTTTCTTTTAGTTCTGGCTTTTGCGTTATTACAATTTTTTCAAATTGATAAAACCAATCCACCAGTAGACAAAAACATGGATTTTTTAACCATTAAAAAAACACCTGAAGACGTAGCTCAACTCATCAAAACAAGCTGCTATGATTGCCACTCAAACGAATCTGTATATCCTTGGTACACCAATATTCAGCCATTCGGTTGGTTGGTAAAAGACCACATAGAAGAAGGAAGAAAAGAACTTAATTTCTCTACATTTGCCACTTACGAACCATTAAGACAAGCCAAAAAACTCAAAAAATCTGCCCACGAAATAGAGGAAGGCAAAATGCCATTAGAATCTTACCTTCTCATTCATCAAGATGCAAAACTTACTCCTGAACAGAAACAAAAACTACAGGCGTATTTCATTTCTATCAAAGAAGTAACTGCCATGATGAACAATCTAACAGATGAACAACTAAAAATTAAGGAAGAATAATTTGATAGACCAAAATAAATTTTACCTCTTTTACGACGGAGACTGTGGTTTCTGCAATTTTTGGGTACATTGGATTTTAAAAAACGACTCCAAAGACCAATTCCAATTTGCTTCATTACAAGGAAAATTTGGACATGAATTTCTAAAACAAAGAGGTTTAGAACAAGAAAATCTCAACACTATTTATCTCTGGAAGCCAGAAAAATATTATCTCAACAAATCTAATGCAGCCATCACCATTGCCGAAAAATTAGGCGGAATATATTCATTAGCATCAATTTTTAGAATCATTCCTAGATTTTTGAGAGATGGGGTTTATGATTTTATTGCAAGAAATCGCCATCGATTGATAAAGAATTCTTGCGCAATACTCACTCCTGAACAACAGAAAAAATTCATAGACTAATTACCGAAATTAGTGCTTTATCATTCTAATCACTATCTTTGCAATTATGGAATACAATACACAAAGAACTCGTCTCCATTTACCAGAATATGGTCGAAATATTCAGCAGCTCGTAGAACGTTGCAAGGAACTTCCTACCAAAGAAGAACGCAACGAAATGGCTGCCGCAATTGTAGATTTCATGGGGCAGAGAAATCCGCACCTTCGTGACGAGGAAAATTATAAACATAAACTTTGGGATCATCTTTTTATATTAGCAGAGTATGACTTAGATGTAGATGCTCCCTATCCTTTCCCTACCAGAGAAGAATTAGCACAGAAACCCAATAAAATGGAGTACCCAAAACTTCAGGGAGATTATAAATTCTACGGCAAAAGCATCCTTCAATTGATAGACAAAGCCATAGAACTAGAAGATGGAGAAGAAAAAGAAGCTTTGATAGAGGTGATTGCCAATAACATGAAGAAATCTTATAATGTGTACAACAAAGAACATGTACAAGATGAGGTAATCTTCCGTCACTTAAAGGAACTATCAGAAAACAGATTAGACCTTACCAGTATAGATTCTCTCGAAAAAAGCAGAATTTATTACTCTACCAACAAGAATAAAAACCAAAAAAACAACCCTAAAAAACGTTTCAACAACCATAATAAAAACCGAAAAAGATAATGAGTGAAGCATTTCAAATAAGAGGAGGAAAAAAATTACACGGCGAAATCACACCACAAGGTGCAAAAAATGAAGCGTTGCAAATTCTTTGTGCAGTGCTTTTAACTGACGAAGAAGTGAGAATTAAAAATATTCCAGATATTCATGACGTAAACCGTCTTATCGAAATTCTGGGAGATTTCGGGGTGAAGATTACTAAAAATGCGCACGGTGATTATACTTTCAAAGCAGACCAAGTTAACTTTGATTACATAAAATCTAAAGAATTTAAAAAAGATGGAGCCAAATTACGTGGTTCTATTATGATTCTTGGACCTATGCTTGCTAGATTTGGCGAAGCATATATGCCAACTCCGGGTGGTGACAAAATTGGAAGAAGAAGATTAGATACTCACTTTCAAGGATTTGTAGAACTCGGCGCAGAATTTCATTATGACGAAACGGAATATTTCTATACTTTAAAGGCTAAAGAACTTCGTGGCAAATTTATTTTATTAGAAGAAGCTTCTGTAACAGGAACTGCTAATATTATTATGGCTGCAGTTTTAGCCAAAGGAAAAACCAGAATCTACAATGCAGCGTGCGAACCTTACCTTCAACAATTATGCAGAATGCTCAATAGAATGGGCGCAAAAATTGAAGGAATTGGCTCTAACTTATTAACCATCGAAGGCGTTTCTCATCTTCATGGAACAGAGCATACCATGCTACCAGATATGGTAGAAATTGGTTCTTGGATTGGTCTTGCAGCAATGACACGTTCTGAAATGACCATCAAAAATGTACATTGGAACCAATTAGGAATTATTCCGAATGTTTTCAGAAAATTAGGAATTCAATTGGAACAAAGCGGTGATGACATCTATATTCCAGAACAAGAACACTATAAAATTCAAAAATTTATAGACGGTTCTATTTTGACGGTTTCAGACGCACCCTGGCCAGGATTTACACCAGATTTATTATCTATCGTTTTGGTAGTGGCTACTCAAGCCAAAGGAACTGTTTTGATTCACCAAAAAATGTTTGAATCGAGATTATTCTTTGTAGATAAATTAATTGATATGGGCGCTCAGATTATTCTGTGTGATCCTCACAGAGCAACTGTAGTAGGTCTTAATCATGAATTCCCATTGCGTGGAACCAATATGACTTCGCCTGATATTAGAGCAGGGAACGCACTTCTTATCGCGGCACTTTCTGCAGAAGGAAAATCAATTATTCATAACATTGAACAAATTGACAGAGGTTATGAAAACATCGATGGAAGACTAAAAGCTCTAGGAGCAGATATCGAAAGAATTCAATTATAAAACAAACCGCAACTTTTTCAAGTTGCGTTTTTTATTTCTTCACAAAAGTTTTTTCATACTTTTCAATCCAATCTTGTGGAGTCATTTTCCGAGCCAATTCACCAATCAATTCATAAGGAATATCTTCAGGTTTTTTAAAACGCATACAAGATTTCCCCATGTCTAGTTTCTTTTTAGAATATTTCGGAAACTCTTCTTGAAACCAATGCAGAAGTTTTTCGTCTGCATAAATTCCCATGTGATAAAGATTAATAGAATTTTTCTGCGAAGCTATACTAAGAAATGGCAAAGGCAATTCTGGAGTACAATGATAACCTTTAGGATAAATACTTTTCGGAACTACGTAACCAATCATTCCATAGCTCAACTGTTCTTCGAAACCATTGGGTAAATTTTCAGAAATAATTTTTCTTAATTTTTCTATGGGTTCTTTTCGCTCTTCGGGAAGATTTTCTAAATATTCTTGAACAGATTGGGCTTCTATTTTCATTTTCAATTTTTATCAAATTTAAAAATAAATCAATACATTACCTCTTCAAGATACCACTACTTCATCAAAAAATTTCATTACTTTTGTGCTACAAAATTTCAGATATGCCAAAAACATCAGTAAGAGCAGGAAGAATGCCTGCTTCACCAATTAGAAAGTTAGTTCCTTATGCAATTGCTGCTAAAGCAAAAGGCACAAAAGTGTATCACCTGAACATTGGTCAACCAGACATCGAAACACCAAAAACCGCTCTTGATGCACTGAAAAATATCGATTTAAAAGTTCTAGAATATGCTCTTTCTGAAGGAAATTTAGAGTATAGAAAACAATTAGAAAAATACTACCACTCTCTTGGTTTTACCGATTTAACTACGGATAATTTCATTGTAACCAATGGTGGTTCTGAAGCACTAAATTTTGCACTTTCTGTATTGTGTGATGACGGAGACGAAATCATTATTCCAGAACCTTATTATGCAAATTATAACGGATTTACCAATGCTATTGGCGTAAAAGTGGTAGCCGTTCCTTCTACTATTGATACTGGTTTTGCTCTACCTTCTATTGAAGAATTTGAGAAGAAAATTACAGATAAAACCAGAGCAATTATCGTTTGTAACCCGGGAAATCCTACTGGTTATCTTTATACCAGAGAAGAATTACAAAAATTAGCAGAAATTGCTTTGAAACATGATATCGTTATCATTTCAGACGAAGTATACAGAGAATATGTTTATGATGGTGAGAAGCAAGTTTCTATGCTAGAATTTCCAGAAATTGCTGAACATTCTATCATCATCGATTCAGAATCTAAGCGTTATTCTATGTGTGGCGTAAGAATTGGTTGTTTAGTTACTCGTTCTAAAACGCTTCATGATGCTGCCATGAAATTTGCACAAGCAAGACTTTCTCCAGTGCTTATTGGTCAGATTTTAGCAACTGCAGCTCATGATAATGATGCAGAGTACATTCAATCGGTTCGCGAAGAATATACCAAACGTAGAAATCTTTTGGTAGAATTATTAAACGAAATTCCGGGTGTGAAATGCCCAACTCCAAAAGGTGCTTTTTACTGTGTAGCAGAATTACCAGTAGAAGATGCAGATGATTTTGCACAATGGTTGCTCGAACATTTTTCTGACAATGGCGAAACCGTAATGATAGCACCAGCTTCAGGTTTTTATTCGGTTCCAGAACTTGGGAAAAAGCAAGTAAGAATTGCTTACGTTCTAAAAGAAGAAGACTTGCGAAGAAGCGTAGAATTAATCAAAATCGCTTTAGAGCATTACAAAAAATAAAATTTTAAAAAACGAACTTCGGTTCGTTTTTTTATTTTTAAATTTGAAAAAAACTTAACATGAATCAAGAATATAAATGTGGAATTTGTGGTGAAATTCACAATGATTATCCTGCTTTAGCATATCCAAGTCCAGACTCTTATTATTGGCTTTCTGACGATGAAAAGATAAAATACAACGCATATTTGGATTCTGATTTTTGTAAAATTGAATACCCAAACCAAACAGATAGGTTTATTAGAGTAGTTTTAAAACAAAAAATCATCAATTCTCAGATTACTTTAGAATATGGACTTTGGGTTTCTTTGAGTGAAAGTAGCTATAATGATTATTTTTTGAACTATAATAATGAAAATCATCAAACACAATACTTTGGCTGGCTAAATAATAACATACCTGATTATAACTTTCAAGAAAGTATTCCTACAACTGTAGTTACAAAATTAGGAAATGAGCGTCCTGAAATTTTCCCACACTCAGATTTTGAACATCCGTTTGTAAGTGATTACTATAATGGAATTACAAAAGATGAAGCCGAAAAAAGAATACATGAAATGCTTTCAAAATTGACAGAGTAAGTTTTATTGCTATAGTAAATATTTCTCCTAACTTATTTTCAGTAAATTTGTAAAAATTAGAAATTGAAGGCTTCGCAAATACTTTGCGGTCAAAAAGACTTTTGAAAAAAAATGAAAATTCAAGAAAATATCTCTTTAAAGAATTACAATACTTTTGGTGTAGAAGCAAAAGCGCATTATTTTGCCGAAGTACATGATTTACACGAGCTAAAATATGCCACAGAATTTGCCAAAATCAATCATTTTAAAATCCTTTTTTTAGGTGGCGGCAGCAATTTGCTCTTCACCCAAGATTTTGATGGCTTAGTCATTAAACTAAATTTAAAAGGCATTTCCGAAGAAATTTTAGACGAAAATCACGTGCTCGTTTCTGCAAAAGCGGGAGAAAACTGGCATGAATTTGTACTCTACACGCTTTCTAAAAATTATGGCGGATTAGAAAATCTTTCGCTCATTCCGGGAAATGTGGGAACTTGTCCTATTCAGAATATTGGCGCTTATGGAACTGAAATCAAAGACCATTTCGTTTCTTGCAAAGCTCTAAATTTAGAAACTTCAGAAATTGAGGAATTATCATTGGGAGATTGCAAATTCGGTTACAGAGATTCTATCTTTAAAACTTCTGCCAAAGGAAAATATGTAATTGTAGAAGTCACGTTTAAACTAACTACCCAAAACCATCACATCAAAACAGAATATGGAGCAATTTCTACAGAATTAAAAAATTTAGGAATTGAAAATCCTACTATTCAAGAGGTTTCTAAAGCGGTTATCAATATCAGACAAAGTAAATTGCCAAATCCTGCCGAAATTGGAAACGCTGGAAGTTTCTTCAAAAATCCAAGCATCCCTTTAGCTCAATTTGAAAATTTAAAGGAAAAATTTCCTGAAATTCAAGGATATGCAAATGGTGATTGGGTAAAAGTTCCTGCGGGTTGGCTCATAGAAAATGCAGGCTGGAAAGGCAAACAATTAGGAAATGTAGCTTCTCATAAATTACAAGCCTTAGTTATTATTAACGCCACTGGAAACGCATCAGGAAAAGAAATTTATGATTTCTCTACCCAAATTATTGACTCTGTAAAAGAAAAATACGTAATAGAACTCGAAAGAGAAGTGAATATTTTATAGAATTATCAATAAAATCAATTGATTAATTCGTCACATTGAATCTCAGAAAACTAATCACTAATGCTTATATTTGCGCAAAATTAAAAGTAAAAATGTCTGAAATTAAACTCAATACAATTCCTGAAGCAATAGAAGACCTTAAAAATGGTAAAGTGATCATCGTAGTAGATGATGAAAACCGTGAAAATGAAGGCGATTTTCTTTCTGCTGCCGAACTTACTACTCCAGAAATCATCAATTTCATGACCATTCATGGTCGTGGTCTTATTTGTACTCCACTTCCTGAAAAAAGATGTGACGAACTAGGTCTTGAAGCCATGGTTTCTAGAAGTACAGACCCGAAAGAAACTGCTTTTACGGTTTCTATCGATTTACTAGGTGACGGTGTTTCTACAGGTATTTCGGCTAGTGATAGAGCAAAAACTATCCTTGCTTTGATGGATGAAAAAACCAAGCCGACAGATTTTATGAGACCTGGTCACATTTTTCCGCTTCGTGCAAAAACGGGTGGCGTTCTAAAAAGAGCCGGTCATACAGAAGCTGCAATTGATTTAACCAAATTAGCTGGATTGAAAGAAGGTGGTGTCATCTGCGAAATTATGAACGAAGATGGAACCATGGCGAGATTACCAGAATTGGTGGTTTTGGCTAAAAAATTAGACCTTAAAATCATTTCAATTGAAGATTTAATCAATTACCAATTGAAAAAAGGTGATTTGGTAAACGAAATAGAGTCTAGAAGAGTAAAAACGGCTTTCGGTGAGTTTGATTTTCATGCTTTCCAAGAAAAACATACAGACCAAATTCACTTTGCATTAACCAAAGGAAATTGGGAAATAGATGAGCCTGTTTTGGTAAGAGTTCAGTCTTCTAGCGCTTATTTTGATGTTTTAAGCAGATTGATTAACGGTGAAAATCCTCAACTGGAAAAAGTAACCAATATGATTAATGCGGAAGGAAAAGGAGCGCTTATTTTCATCAATAATGTATCTAATGCAGAACTCACGATGAGAAAATTACAACAATTCCTGAATTATCAAGACGGACAAGTTGCAAGACCTACGCTTACTGCTAATTTCATAGAATACGGAATTGGAACTCAAATTCTTAAAAAATTAGGTATTACTAAATTCAGAGTAATTACTCAAAATCCTAATCAGAAACCTCTTGTTGCTGGTTATGGTGTAGAAATTACCGAAATGGTACAGATGTAAAATCTTAAAAATATTAATCGAAAATAGCGTAGAAATTTCTACGCTATTTTTATATCATCAAAACTGTGAAATCCGTTTAAGAAATCTTTCACATTCATTCGTTTTTTTCCTTCTAACTGAACTTCTGTTGGCTGATAAAAGCCATCTTTGGTATAAATTCTAAAAATATTTTTAGAAATTTCTAAAGTTCCAACCGTTTTCTGATGCTCTGAAACTTCAAAAGTTCCTGCATAAATCTTCAAACCTTTAGTTTCTTCACCGATGTTTAAAGTGGTGAAAGCACAAGGATAAGGCGACATTCCTCTAATGAAATTGTGAACCTTAACCGTTTCTTGATTCCAATGAATTCTCGTATCTTCTTTGAAAATTTTGAAAGCATTTTTTGGCTCTGCAACTTGTGGTTGCGGTTGTTCTATGATTGAATTTTCGGCTAAACCATCTAATGTTTTCACTACCAGTTTTGCGCCCATTCCCATCAATCTATCATGTAAACTTCCTGCATTTTCATCTGGTGAAATAGGCAATTCTTCTTGCAAAAGAATGTTTCCTTCATCTATTTTTTCATTGATAAAGAAAGTAGTAGCGCCCGTTTTTTCTTCGCCGTTAATAATCGCAAAATTGATTGGAGCTGCACCTCTATAATCTGGTAATAAACTTGCGTGAAGATTGAAAGTTCCCAATTTAGGCATTTCAAATAATACTTTTGGCATCATTCTAAAGGCAACCACTACGAAAACATCTGCCTCTAATTTTCTCATTTCTTCCAAAAATTCTGGATTTCTCAATTTTTCTGGTTGAAAAACTGGCAAATCATTTTCTAAGGCATATTTTTTAACAGGAGATTCAGTAAGTTTTTGTCCACGACCTGAAGGTTTATCTGCAACGGTAACCACTCCTACAATTTCGTGATGAGACTGATGAATCGCTTCTAAAGATTTAGCCGCAAAATCTGGCGTCCCGAAAAAAACAACTTTTAAATTTTTCATATTTTGTATCGCTACTACGGAGCTTTTCTCTTTTTTTAAAAAATTTCTACAAACCTTTCGCTCCTATGG contains the following coding sequences:
- a CDS encoding DUF4442 domain-containing protein; translated protein: MNKFQLHLFLFLKIPISWIAGVRLKEMNDEICITKVKFGWLNQNPFNSMFWAVQGMAAEFSTGFLCAEKIRKSGKKISMLVVHNQAEFTKKAVGRVTFSCHQGKELDAVLQKAIETGEGQTLTLFSEGKDQKGDLVSKFAFTWSFKVKN
- a CDS encoding ComF family protein; this translates as MLLDLLFPNRCLHCNTIISKDELVCHVCFPQIKFSHFNFYEENPLKQRCKLLFPVKNAYAVMEFQEEALSQKIIHQLKYRSQEKVGKIMAEWTLERIYLSEKPDFLITVPLHPKKLKKRGYNQLHLFADILSKNWEIPHHKEALKRNSYQKAQAQKDKSHRAETKYDFSLTEEISGKHVLLIDDVFTTGNTISAIAWEILKNPRNEVSVLVMAFDS
- the upp gene encoding uracil phosphoribosyltransferase; the protein is MVTVLSENFSLVNSWINELRNVETQTNRANFRKSMERIGEIAAFEISKGLEFKEIEISTPLDKIMVKEIAVQPVITTILRAGVPLFEGILNYFDKADCGFVAAYRKHDANDYFSIKQDYLTCPSVDGRPLIVADPMLATGASLIEALKDLLNHGTPSQLHIVAVIASKQGVETLSNAFPDAHIWVGAIDENLTSKGYISPGLGDAGDLSYGQKLQR
- the der gene encoding ribosome biogenesis GTPase Der, with protein sequence MSNIVAIVGRPNVGKSTLFNRLLERREAIVDSTAGVTRDRHYGKSDWNGVDFTVIDTGGYDVGSDDIFEEEIRKQVQLAVDEATSIIFMVNVEEGLQDIDHEIYNLLRKANKPLYLVVNKVDSAKEMLAATEFYQLGVEKYYTLSSATGSGTGELLDDLVADFPTTEYKDPFEGLPKITIAGRPNVGKSTLTNALLDDNRNIVTDIAGTTRDSIETLYNKFGHEFVLVDTAGMRRKSKVSEDLEFYSVMRSIRAIEHSDVVIIMVDATLGWESQDMNIFSLAQKNRKGIVIVVNKWDLVEKETNTMRDFENKIKEKIAQFNDVPILFVSALTKQRILKAVETAMMVYENRKKRIKTSKLNEILLPIIEQTPPPAIKGKYVKIKYITQLPTPVPQFAFFCNLPQYVKEPYRRFIENQLRKQFDFTGVPIDVYFRQK
- a CDS encoding heme-binding domain-containing protein — protein: MKKLFFLLVLAFALLQFFQIDKTNPPVDKNMDFLTIKKTPEDVAQLIKTSCYDCHSNESVYPWYTNIQPFGWLVKDHIEEGRKELNFSTFATYEPLRQAKKLKKSAHEIEEGKMPLESYLLIHQDAKLTPEQKQKLQAYFISIKEVTAMMNNLTDEQLKIKEE
- a CDS encoding thiol-disulfide oxidoreductase DCC family protein — its product is MIDQNKFYLFYDGDCGFCNFWVHWILKNDSKDQFQFASLQGKFGHEFLKQRGLEQENLNTIYLWKPEKYYLNKSNAAITIAEKLGGIYSLASIFRIIPRFLRDGVYDFIARNRHRLIKNSCAILTPEQQKKFID
- a CDS encoding DUF4290 domain-containing protein encodes the protein MEYNTQRTRLHLPEYGRNIQQLVERCKELPTKEERNEMAAAIVDFMGQRNPHLRDEENYKHKLWDHLFILAEYDLDVDAPYPFPTREELAQKPNKMEYPKLQGDYKFYGKSILQLIDKAIELEDGEEKEALIEVIANNMKKSYNVYNKEHVQDEVIFRHLKELSENRLDLTSIDSLEKSRIYYSTNKNKNQKNNPKKRFNNHNKNRKR